In one window of Solanum pennellii chromosome 2, SPENNV200 DNA:
- the LOC107009962 gene encoding F-box/kelch-repeat protein At3g23880 yields the protein MDGRSKIPYLPADIINSILLQLPVKSLSRFKSCCKSWHYCIDDADFIKSHLRNSSVDISRQKFVLVHLKPSPSTYNFEIVSTEASINADSKVVYLNIPEFLINYIFLQVFSCSGLVFMTSYIPGYSMILFNPALGKYKLIPNSLFSRKKRSRCSDTSPIFGFAYDFVADDYKVICAYYLINVYCNVVELYSVKNQCWRTIQNTFPVSPDSYYQYLHSNQVSLNSVIHRMSHNREVISFHLVDEKFTVTAVPKACGEQPTLHALGDGMCVFTTVGEESLIWSLEKDRWNCINKFHTLPSLIGMPIWPDVKPYTVGLFLFVKENGNILWRNHDGPFIEYHVRKNEYTEFKSIQIPPLVSSKALYVESLVSLKIPWD from the coding sequence ATGGACGGCCGCTCAAAAATTCCCTATTTGCCTGCAGATATTATCAACTCGATCTTATTACAGCTTCCTGTGAAATCTCTTTCACGATTCAAAAGTTGTTGCAAATCATGGCATTATTGTATCGATGATGCGGACTTCATCAAGTCACATCTACGTAACTCATCTGTTGATATTAGTCGTCAAAAATTTGTCTTGGTTCATTTGAAACCATCTCCAAGTACATACAATTTTGAAATTGTGTCAACGGAAGCATCAATTAATGCTGATTCAAAAGTTGTGTATCTGAATATCCCAGAATTCttaattaactatatttttttacaagTGTTTTCATGTAGTGGCTTGGTCTTTATGACCTCATACATTCCTGGCTATAGCATGATATTATTCAATCCTGCACTTGGAAAATACAAACTCATTCCGAATTCTCTTTTCAGTCGAAAGAAAAGAAGTCGTTGTTCGGATACATCTCCAATATTTGGTTTTGCCTATGATTTTGTGGCTGATGATTACAAGGTTATATGTGCATATTACTTGATAAACGTATACTGTAACGTTGTTGAACTATACTCCGTTAAAAATCAATGTTGGAGAACAATTCAAAATACTTTTCCTGTTTCCCCTGATTCTTATTACCAGTACCTACACAGTAATCAAGTTTCACTAAACAGTGTCATTCACAGGATGTCACACAACAGGGAAGTTATATCATTCCATCTAGTAGACGAAAAATTTACTGTAACGGCAGTGCCAAAAGCATGTGGGGAACAGCCAACGTTACATGCATTGGGGGATGGCATGTGCGTTTTCACAACGGTTGGCGAGGAAAGTTTGATTTGGTCGCTGGAGAAAGATAGGTGGAATTGTATCAACAAGTTTCATACTTTACCCTCACTCATTGGAATGCCTATATGGCCAGATGTTAAACCCTACACAGTAGGTCTCTTCCTATTTGTTAAGGAGAATGGGAACATACTATGGAGAAATCATGATGGTCCTTTTATTGAGTATCATGTGCGGAAAAATGAATATACTGAGTTTAAGTCGATACAAATTCCGCCTTTGGTGTCAAGTAAGGCTTTGTACGTGGAAAGCTTAGTTTCTTTGAAGATTCCGTGGGATTGA
- the LOC107009961 gene encoding atherin-like has protein sequence MARTRGGAFGGDAPGASVWGRRRPRGRGRAAAPARDMEEEPHAAHVPPQPVGPGPAQPPPAPVAAPDLHSLLTQILAAIGDMRQAPAPAVPAPALQDQPPPVHVAAPPDLEVREMPLRDQKMLGVFQRLAPPIFSGAIGEDAHEFLLTCQEQLQSLGLLESRGADFTAHQFRGPARQWWRAYRESRPVGSPPISWSEFSEAFLARFMPRRVRDRLRDQFSRLSRDL, from the coding sequence ATGGCTCGCACGCGAGGCGGTGCGTTCGGGGGAGATGCACCCGGAGCCTCAGTTTGGGGTAGACGTCGACCACGAGGTCGAGGTAGGGCTGCAGCACCTGCCCGGGATATGGAGGAGGAGCCTCATGCAGCGCATGTACCGCCACAGCCAGTGGGGCCGGGGCCCGCCCAGCCACCACCCGCACCGGTTGCAGCACCTGATCTTCATTCCCTCTTGACTCAGATATTAGCAGCTATTGGGGATATGAGACAGGCACCAGCACCAGCAGTACCAGCACCAGCGCTGCAAGATCAGCCGCCACCAGTTCATGTGGCCGCCCCACCAGACTTAGAGGTTAGAGAGATGCCACTGCGGGATCAGAAGATGCTTGGGGTATTTCAGAGGTTGGCACCGCCTATATTCTCAGGGGCGATTGGAGAGGACGCTCACGAGTTCCTGCTCACTTGCCAGGAGCAGTTACAGTCATTAGGCCTTTTGGAGTCGAGAGGAGCTGACTTCACCGCTCATCAGTTCCGTGGGCCAGCCAGGCAGTGGTGGCGCGCGTATCGAGAGTCTAGGCCAGTTGGATCTCCTCCTATATCTTGGAGCGAGTTCTCAGAGGCTTTCTTGGCCCGGTTCATGCCACGGAGGGTCAGAGATAGGCTTCGTGATCAGTTCTCTAGATTGAGCAGGGATCTATGA